CGCCGACCGGAAGGCCTCGCCGGCGCGGTTGCGGCTCAGCGCGCGCTTCCGCGCCGCGCCTACGCCTTCTCGCCCACGATCACCGCCAGGTCCTTCTCGGCCCAGGCGACCCGCGTCGTCAGGCCCGCGTCCTGCATCCAGCGGACCTGCTCGGCGAGCGTGCTCGGCCTGTCCCACTCGCCGTCGATGTGGGTCACGACGTCGGCGGGATCCTCCGGGACGACGAGGTCGCCGAGCACGAACCGGCCGCCCGGGTTCAGCACGGCGGCGACGCGCACGAAGAGGTCCGCCTTCGCCGGCCCGTCCAGGTGGTGGACGGCCAGCGCCGAGAAGACCGTGTCGAACGGCCCCGCCGGCAGCGGGTCCTCCAGGCGCTGCTGCAAGAACCTGACGGGCAGGTCGCTCAGCCGCGCGGCGGCGTCGGCGAGCATGTTCTCGGCCATGTCGATGCACAGGATCTGCGCGAAGTCGTTGGCATGCCAGGCCTGCAGCGTCGTGGCGCCGAGCCCGGTCCCGAGCTCCAGCCCCTGCCGGCCCGTCACCAACGCGGCGACCTCCCTCTGCAACCGGTCGTAGGCCGGGATGCCCTTGCGGATCATCGCGTCGTACATCTCGGGCTCGAAGCCCTCGTCGACGTCGAAGTCGGCGTAGTTGTGGGTGGTGAAGTCCGGGTTCCCCTGATCGCTCATCGACCGGGACGCTAAGGCCTGACGACCCACTTTGACAATCCACACGTTTGCACCAGTTCGGAACGGTCGAAGGCACCCAGCAACCCCCAACGATGCAGCAACGTGCACTCCAAAGCTCGCCTTGACACGCGCGCGAAAACGCGCATGCACCGCTGGACTCGACCCCCGTCGCCCCGCTACCCTGGACACGCACGCTGGACGGCTGCGGCGGGGAGAAATCTCGTCGAGGAAAGTCCGGACACCACAGGGCGCGGTGGTCGGCGCAAGTCGACCCGGCGAAAGCCGCGGGAAAGTGCCACAGAGACATACCGCCGATGGCGGGGCCGCACGTGCGCCCCGCACAGGCAAGGGTGAAAAGGTGCGGTAAGAGCGCACCGGCGTCATGGCGACATGGCGGCCAGGCAAACCCCACCGGGTGCAAGGCCAAGCAGGACCGTTCGTAGGCTGCCCGCCGAGGTCCAGGTCGGCTGCTCAGATGGATGGTCGTCCACGACAAGATCCGGCTTACAGGCGTGCTACAGCGGGGCCCCTTCCGACACCGGGAGGGGCCTCGCCATAGTCTCCGGCCCTCGTGCGCTTCTCGATCCTCCACGAGCTGCAGCTCCCTGGCCCCGCCGCGCGCGGCGCCGAGCAGCAACTCCTACAGGAAGCGCTGGAGCAGGTCGAGCTGGCCGACCGCCTCGGCTACCACGCGGTCTGGATCCCGGAACGGCACTTCCAGGAGGAGCGGTCGGGCGCCTCGGCGCCCGCGGTCTTCCTCGCCGCGGCCGCGGCGAGGACCAACACCATCAGGTTGGGCTACGGCCCGGTCCCGCTCGCGCTGCACGGCACGAACCCGACGTTCGTCGTGGAGAGCGCTTGCTCCCTGGACCTCGTGTCCGGCGGCCGCGTGGCGCTCGCGGCGGGTGAGTCGGTCGCCGGCGCCGAGCTGGGCGCCTTCGGCGTCGCGCGCGCCGACCAGCGCGCGCGGTGGCGTGCGGCGCTCGGCGTGGCCGCGCGAATGATGGTCGAGACGCCGTTCGCGGGCGGCGACGGGATGCCCGCGGCGCGTCAGGTGGTCCCGCGGCCGGTCCAAGCGCCGCACCCGCCGCTGTGGCTCGGCGGCGGGAAGCGCGCGACCGCGCGGGTGGCCGCCGAGGGCGGCCTCGGCGCGCTGCTGTTGACCCCGACCGATCCGGAACCCGTGAGGGACTGGGTCGACGAGTACTACGAGACATTGACCGAGTGCGTCCCACTTGGGTTCGCCGTGCACGCGTCGTTCGCGCTCGCGTTGCCGATGATGGTCCACGCCGACGAGGCCGAGGCGCTCGCCCGCGGCCTGGACGGCGCCCACTTCGACGCCTACGCGCGCGGCTACTACGAGTCCTTTGGCCGGCACCGGCCGGGACGGACGTCGGTGTGGGAGGAGTTCGAGGCGCGCCGGGACGACGTTGGGCTTGCGCGTTCCGCGATCGTCGCCTCCGGGGAGCCGCTGAGCGTGAGGGTCCTGCGCGGCGGCCTGGGCTCGCTGCGCGGCGCGATCGGGACGCCGGAGCAGGTCCGCGAGCTGGTCGCGCGTTACGACGACGCGGGGGTCGACGAACTGGTCCTGCACGTCGCCAGCGGCGGCGTCGCTCATCATGATGTCCTTGCTGCGCTGGAGCTGTTCGCGGCCGAGGTGATGCCGGCGTTCGCGGGTTCGCCGCGCCCGTCGCGCTTCACCGGCGCGGACGCCCGGCGCGCGCTGGAACGGCGCGAGGCACGGCAGGTTGTAGGGGTTGACGACGCCTTCGGGGCGGACGACGACGGCGCCGCTCCGGCGGCTGCCGCTGATACGGAGGTGGAAACGATGGGTATTACGGATCGATCAAAGTTCGTGGCCTTCCGGCGCGACATGGAGGCACGGGGTGAGAAGGCGTTCCAGGCGTTCGTCAGGCGCTCGGACGACGCGCGCCTAGAGAGGACGGTCGGGTCGGGCGCCGGCCTGCGCGTCATCTTCGCGACGATGGAGCGGCAGTTCGTCCCGGGGCGCGCGGGCGGGTTCACCGGCGACATCCAGTACAACCTGCGCGCGGCGGACGGGTCGGTGCGGTCGTGGACGGTGTCGATCGGCGGCGAGCCCCTGCGTGCGCGGGCGCGCGCGGGTGCTGCGGGCGGCGAGCC
The sequence above is a segment of the Conexibacter woesei Iso977N genome. Coding sequences within it:
- a CDS encoding class I SAM-dependent methyltransferase; its protein translation is MSDQGNPDFTTHNYADFDVDEGFEPEMYDAMIRKGIPAYDRLQREVAALVTGRQGLELGTGLGATTLQAWHANDFAQILCIDMAENMLADAAARLSDLPVRFLQQRLEDPLPAGPFDTVFSALAVHHLDGPAKADLFVRVAAVLNPGGRFVLGDLVVPEDPADVVTHIDGEWDRPSTLAEQVRWMQDAGLTTRVAWAEKDLAVIVGEKA
- a CDS encoding LLM class flavin-dependent oxidoreductase — protein: MRFSILHELQLPGPAARGAEQQLLQEALEQVELADRLGYHAVWIPERHFQEERSGASAPAVFLAAAAARTNTIRLGYGPVPLALHGTNPTFVVESACSLDLVSGGRVALAAGESVAGAELGAFGVARADQRARWRAALGVAARMMVETPFAGGDGMPAARQVVPRPVQAPHPPLWLGGGKRATARVAAEGGLGALLLTPTDPEPVRDWVDEYYETLTECVPLGFAVHASFALALPMMVHADEAEALARGLDGAHFDAYARGYYESFGRHRPGRTSVWEEFEARRDDVGLARSAIVASGEPLSVRVLRGGLGSLRGAIGTPEQVRELVARYDDAGVDELVLHVASGGVAHHDVLAALELFAAEVMPAFAGSPRPSRFTGADARRALERREARQVVGVDDAFGADDDGAAPAAAADTEVETMGITDRSKFVAFRRDMEARGEKAFQAFVRRSDDARLERTVGSGAGLRVIFATMERQFVPGRAGGFTGDIQYNLRAADGSVRSWTVSIGGEPLRARARAGAAGGEPKLTITLAVADFIRIAGRDLDPVQAVMTGRMELAGDFAVALKLGEMFGQPAAF